In Streptomyces longhuiensis, the following proteins share a genomic window:
- a CDS encoding IS701 family transposase: MDRTIDDSAPTTGAAPAPPVHRLFAHLPRADQRRWAEVYVKGLLTTPGKKSLRRMAASVTPSPTASQSLQQFVNVSPWEWRPVRAELTRWVAGHTPVRAWTVAPVVIPKRGSLAAGVHRRFVPGLGRTVNCQLALGAFLTSGLGDVSVDWQLYLPREWTADSRLREQARIPGSTGYTDAAGLCLALLDRLARTTGRRAPVVIDPEGHLDAEALIEGLEARGHDWIVAVPDTLRLAHAPARSADPRPPLETVRTLVRRHASPPTDARTEHDSPRLGALSTLVPLPGGDRTCLLVGEWTSSSVRPDRTWLTNLHPDRHFQAGALIAERAAARAGAAETELGLHDFAGRSYAGWHRHATLVSAASAHRRLGHGGCPHTPHRTAP, translated from the coding sequence ATGGACCGGACGATCGACGACAGCGCACCGACCACCGGCGCGGCCCCCGCGCCGCCCGTGCACCGCCTCTTCGCCCACCTGCCGCGCGCCGACCAGCGCCGGTGGGCCGAGGTCTATGTGAAGGGGCTGCTCACCACCCCGGGCAAGAAGTCGCTGCGGCGGATGGCGGCCTCCGTCACCCCGTCCCCGACGGCCTCGCAGTCGCTCCAGCAGTTCGTCAACGTCAGCCCCTGGGAATGGCGTCCGGTCCGCGCCGAGCTCACCCGCTGGGTCGCCGGACACACACCGGTGCGCGCCTGGACCGTGGCCCCCGTGGTGATACCCAAGCGGGGCAGCCTCGCCGCCGGGGTCCACCGGCGCTTCGTGCCCGGCCTCGGACGCACCGTCAACTGCCAGCTGGCGCTGGGGGCGTTCCTGACCTCCGGGCTCGGCGACGTCTCCGTGGACTGGCAGCTCTACCTGCCGCGCGAATGGACCGCGGACAGCCGGCTGCGCGAGCAGGCCCGCATCCCCGGCTCCACCGGGTACACCGACGCCGCCGGGCTCTGCCTCGCGCTGCTCGACCGGCTCGCGCGGACCACCGGCCGCCGGGCACCCGTCGTCATCGACCCCGAAGGCCACCTGGATGCCGAAGCACTCATCGAGGGCCTGGAGGCGCGCGGCCACGACTGGATCGTCGCCGTGCCCGACACCCTCCGCCTCGCCCACGCGCCCGCCCGGAGCGCCGACCCCCGGCCGCCGCTCGAGACCGTACGCACCCTGGTCCGCCGGCACGCGTCACCGCCTACCGACGCCCGCACGGAACACGACAGTCCCCGCCTCGGCGCGCTGTCCACGCTGGTGCCGCTGCCCGGCGGCGACCGAACCTGCCTGCTCGTCGGGGAATGGACCTCGTCGTCCGTCCGGCCCGACCGGACCTGGCTGACCAACCTGCACCCCGACCGCCACTTCCAGGCGGGCGCGCTCATCGCGGAGCGCGCCGCCGCACGGGCCGGAGCCGCCGAGACCGAGCTCGGACTGCACGACTTCGCCGGCCGCTCCTACGCCGGCTGGCACCGTCACGCGACGCTGGTCTCCGCGGCGTCCGCGCACCGCAGGCTCGGCCACGGCGGGTGTCCGCACACCCCGCACCGCACCGCACCGTAG
- a CDS encoding LysR family transcriptional regulator, translating into MERQEIEIFLTLAEELHFGRTAERVGVSQSRVSQTIARVERRIGAKLFERSSRRVTMTAIGEQLRDGIGPAQRRIEEEIAKATAAGRGITGTLRIGFSGAFTGHLLHSVAAVFARRHPGVDVQIRQVQISDPYGPLRAGDIDLQVTELPVAEADLTTGPVLLSQPRVLLMPSTHPFARRETLSVEDLAEATLLTVTRPVPAHWLDHHFPRQTPSGRPIPHGQAITHWEDALSLVLAGKGVTPVAAAGVRYYARPGLVFRPFGDAPRIEYAFIWPTDHETGRLRAFVGAALEHVRSLGGPTRALETLWESEGGA; encoded by the coding sequence CTGGCGGAGGAACTGCACTTCGGCCGGACCGCCGAACGCGTGGGTGTCTCGCAGAGCCGTGTCAGCCAGACCATCGCGCGCGTCGAGCGCCGCATCGGCGCGAAGCTGTTCGAGCGCAGCAGCCGGCGCGTGACGATGACGGCCATCGGGGAGCAGCTGAGGGACGGGATCGGCCCTGCTCAGCGCCGTATCGAGGAGGAGATCGCCAAAGCCACGGCGGCCGGCCGGGGGATCACCGGCACGCTGCGGATCGGCTTCTCGGGGGCGTTCACCGGCCATCTGCTGCACAGCGTCGCCGCGGTGTTCGCGCGCCGTCACCCGGGCGTGGACGTGCAGATACGCCAGGTGCAGATATCCGACCCGTACGGGCCGCTGCGCGCCGGGGACATCGACCTTCAGGTCACCGAACTCCCGGTGGCGGAGGCCGACTTGACGACGGGTCCGGTGCTGCTGTCGCAGCCGCGGGTGCTCCTGATGCCGTCCACGCATCCGTTCGCGCGGCGCGAGACGCTGAGCGTGGAGGATCTGGCGGAGGCGACGCTGCTGACGGTGACGAGGCCGGTGCCTGCCCACTGGCTGGACCATCACTTCCCGCGGCAGACGCCGTCGGGGCGGCCCATTCCGCACGGCCAGGCGATCACGCACTGGGAGGACGCGCTGTCGCTGGTCCTCGCGGGCAAGGGGGTGACGCCGGTCGCGGCCGCGGGTGTGCGGTACTACGCGCGCCCCGGCCTGGTGTTCCGGCCGTTCGGTGACGCCCCCCGCATCGAGTACGCGTTCATCTGGCCCACCGACCACGAGACGGGCCGGCTGCGGGCGTTCGTGGGTGCCGCGCTGGAGCATGTGCGCTCGCTGGGCGGGCCCACCAGGGCGCTGGAGACCCTGTGGGAGTCCGAGGGCGGCGCCTGA
- a CDS encoding HAD family hydrolase, whose product MPDVPISPDSTGGSAVDLAFFDVDETLITVKSMFRFLEFHFRERGLPPSAYAEAAGDLRAKSAAGVSRRDTNREYYRLFAGQRAEEVFAHGRAWFDAELAGGTLLHPPAVEALRRHRGEGTTIALVSGSFRPCLEPVAQLLGADEILCSEPEIVGGHFTGHLERPVIGPEKGRLARELMARRAVSAPRAAAYGDHASDLDLLRSVGHPVAVGDDLVLGAHVTEAGGRTLPGIGPGAAAGDGRASGRPGPSRPTPAR is encoded by the coding sequence ATGCCGGACGTCCCCATCTCCCCCGACAGCACCGGCGGTTCAGCCGTCGACCTCGCGTTCTTCGACGTCGACGAGACCCTGATCACCGTCAAGAGCATGTTCCGATTCCTGGAGTTCCACTTCCGGGAGCGCGGTCTGCCCCCGTCGGCGTACGCCGAAGCGGCCGGCGACCTGCGGGCCAAGTCCGCCGCGGGAGTGTCCCGCCGGGACACGAACCGCGAGTACTACCGGTTGTTCGCCGGGCAGCGGGCCGAGGAGGTGTTCGCGCACGGCCGTGCCTGGTTCGACGCGGAACTCGCGGGCGGCACACTCCTGCACCCGCCCGCGGTCGAGGCCCTGCGCCGGCACCGCGGCGAGGGCACGACGATCGCCCTGGTCTCCGGCTCGTTCAGGCCGTGTCTGGAACCCGTCGCGCAGCTCCTGGGCGCCGACGAGATCCTGTGCAGCGAGCCGGAGATCGTCGGCGGCCATTTCACCGGTCATCTGGAACGTCCCGTGATCGGCCCGGAGAAGGGCCGCCTGGCGCGGGAACTGATGGCGCGGCGCGCGGTGTCCGCACCGCGCGCCGCCGCCTACGGCGACCACGCCTCCGACCTGGATCTGCTGCGCTCCGTGGGGCACCCGGTGGCGGTCGGCGACGACCTGGTGCTCGGGGCCCATGTCACGGAGGCGGGGGGCCGCACGCTGCCCGGGATCGGGCCGGGTGCGGCCGCCGGGGACGGCCGGGCTAGCGGCCGGCCGGGGCCTTCGCGACCGACACCAGCGCGGTGA
- a CDS encoding SDR family NAD(P)-dependent oxidoreductase, which yields MIKDVRDMDGRVVMITGASSGIGAAAARLFAGRNAPVVLMARRQQQLDALVGEIEADGGRAVAVVGDVRRGEDVERAVATAVERFGRLDAAFNNAGHATLGTDLHETPDDDYDAVMDINVRGVWNCLRHQIGAMLLTGGGSIVNTASTAGLIATGVGAPYVAAKHAVIGLTKAAAAEYGTRGIRVNALAVGSTLTEMMESVVDQAPGIEKTFFARAVQQRFAAPSEVAEAAMWLCSDASSFVTGATVPVDGGVLAV from the coding sequence ATGATCAAGGACGTACGCGACATGGACGGCCGGGTAGTGATGATCACGGGGGCTTCGTCGGGCATCGGCGCGGCGGCGGCGCGCCTGTTCGCCGGAAGGAACGCCCCGGTGGTGCTCATGGCCCGCAGGCAGCAGCAACTCGACGCGCTCGTGGGGGAGATAGAGGCGGACGGGGGAAGGGCGGTGGCCGTCGTCGGTGACGTGCGCCGCGGCGAGGACGTGGAGCGGGCCGTCGCCACCGCCGTGGAACGCTTCGGCAGGCTGGACGCCGCCTTCAACAACGCCGGTCACGCCACGCTCGGCACAGACCTGCACGAGACGCCGGACGACGACTACGACGCCGTGATGGACATCAACGTGCGGGGCGTGTGGAACTGCCTGCGCCACCAGATCGGCGCCATGCTCCTCACCGGCGGCGGCTCGATCGTGAACACGGCGAGCACGGCGGGCCTCATCGCCACCGGCGTCGGCGCGCCCTATGTCGCCGCCAAGCACGCGGTGATCGGCCTGACGAAGGCGGCCGCCGCCGAGTACGGCACGCGCGGCATACGCGTCAACGCGCTCGCCGTGGGCAGCACGCTGACCGAGATGATGGAGTCCGTCGTCGACCAGGCGCCCGGCATCGAGAAGACGTTCTTCGCGCGGGCCGTCCAGCAGCGCTTCGCCGCGCCGTCCGAGGTCGCCGAGGCGGCGATGTGGCTGTGCAGCGACGCGTCGTCCTTCGTCACCGGGGCGACCGTGCCCGTGGACGGCGGGGTCCTCGCCGTCTGA
- a CDS encoding HAD family phosphatase, with the protein MTDLPRRLRLAAVNIDGVLLNDTFSPLIHRFVTGRGGVYSADVERRIFSQRQAVAGQAMAESVPQEMTGPQALEAYFEERAGYLTDHPVEIMDGAPGLLGRLRAAGLPFVCYGGLDKSHFDEHLGTYAHLFAGPQYICTNEVRPGLKEITAHFGLDHGEVLFIDDVARVAEAARALDAPFIGHPSTFEHSHQAELMRETGVRHLVGSLHEIDDALLRTLDTEAAAGTVWRGEGSNAGDSGDVSKGLAGAGV; encoded by the coding sequence ATGACTGACCTGCCTCGCCGGCTGCGGCTCGCCGCCGTCAACATCGACGGCGTGCTGCTCAACGACACGTTCAGTCCGCTGATCCACCGGTTCGTCACCGGCCGCGGCGGTGTGTACTCGGCCGACGTCGAGCGCCGGATCTTCTCCCAGCGCCAGGCCGTCGCGGGGCAGGCCATGGCGGAGTCGGTGCCGCAGGAGATGACGGGCCCGCAGGCCCTGGAGGCGTACTTCGAGGAGCGCGCCGGCTATCTCACCGACCACCCCGTGGAGATCATGGACGGCGCGCCCGGCCTCCTCGGCCGGCTGCGCGCCGCGGGCCTGCCCTTCGTCTGCTACGGCGGACTCGACAAGTCGCACTTCGACGAGCATCTGGGCACGTACGCCCACCTGTTCGCCGGGCCGCAGTACATCTGCACGAACGAGGTGCGGCCCGGCCTCAAGGAGATCACCGCGCACTTCGGCCTCGACCACGGCGAGGTGCTGTTCATCGACGACGTGGCGCGGGTCGCCGAGGCGGCCAGGGCACTGGACGCGCCGTTCATCGGCCACCCCAGCACCTTCGAGCACAGCCATCAGGCGGAGCTCATGCGGGAGACCGGGGTACGCCACCTCGTCGGCTCCCTGCACGAGATCGACGACGCCCTGCTGCGCACGCTGGACACGGAGGCGGCGGCCGGCACGGTGTGGCGGGGCGAGGGCTCGAACGCGGGTGACTCGGGTGACGTGTCCAAGGGGCTCGCGGGCGCGGGGGTCTGA
- a CDS encoding ScbA/BarX family gamma-butyrolactone biosynthesis protein has translation MNDMASTVTSIPARVTKELVHKHDASQVLLTDLKRVGDDEFLITADWTDTSRLMSTQDSRRDDAVLLTETIRQTFPLLAHAGYEVPFGHHLLWDEYRYALGLEALGRGGAGGRPQLHIKCYDIVRRRGVVSALSLDITVLRDGEQLATAHTRFDIQPAAIYRRLRGARGDALEMLELARSRPLPPPVSGASEEFRDAVLSPTDERDRWQLRIDTHHPMYFDHPSDHAPGILLLEAAKQAARAVRHPRAGITEAMETVFHRYVELDSPCRVDAQPLPDDQQGRARILVTMHQEDRLCFTALVSVAKAPAGR, from the coding sequence ATGAACGACATGGCTTCGACGGTCACTTCGATACCTGCTCGCGTCACCAAGGAACTTGTCCACAAACACGACGCCTCCCAGGTTCTTCTCACGGATCTCAAGCGCGTCGGCGACGACGAATTCCTGATCACCGCGGACTGGACGGACACCAGCCGCCTGATGAGCACCCAGGACAGCCGCCGCGACGACGCGGTGCTGCTCACCGAGACGATCCGGCAGACCTTCCCGCTGCTCGCCCACGCGGGTTACGAGGTCCCCTTCGGCCACCACCTGCTGTGGGACGAGTACCGCTACGCCCTCGGCCTCGAGGCGCTCGGCCGCGGCGGCGCCGGCGGCAGGCCCCAGCTGCACATCAAGTGCTACGACATCGTGCGCCGCCGGGGCGTCGTCTCCGCGCTCTCCCTCGACATCACGGTCCTGCGCGACGGCGAGCAACTGGCCACCGCCCACACCCGGTTCGACATCCAGCCCGCCGCGATCTACCGGCGCCTGCGCGGCGCCCGCGGCGACGCCCTGGAGATGCTGGAGCTGGCCCGCAGCCGCCCGCTGCCGCCCCCGGTCTCCGGGGCGAGCGAGGAGTTCCGCGACGCCGTCCTGTCACCCACCGACGAGCGCGACCGCTGGCAGCTGCGGATCGACACACACCACCCGATGTACTTCGACCACCCCAGCGACCACGCGCCGGGCATCCTGCTCCTGGAGGCGGCCAAGCAGGCGGCCCGCGCCGTGCGGCACCCGAGGGCGGGGATCACCGAGGCGATGGAGACCGTCTTCCACCGCTACGTCGAGCTGGACAGCCCGTGCCGGGTGGACGCGCAGCCCCTGCCGGACGACCAGCAGGGCCGCGCCCGCATCCTGGTGACGATGCACCAGGAGGACCGGCTCTGCTTCACCGCGCTGGTGTCGGTCGCGAAGGCCCCGGCCGGCCGCTAG
- a CDS encoding AfsR/SARP family transcriptional regulator, with product MEFRLLGPIDVSEQGRDITPTAPKQRQVLALLLARANRRVSVPALLNEVWGYEPPRTATTALQTYIGSLRKTFATATGTTARHIAEHRLVTDGNGYVLKLADTEWDRPRFEQLVLEARGLMEGREAQRATEVLGEALAMWRGTPFCNVKAGSQLTAQSRVLNEAHLAACEVRVDALLSAGRFQEAVGDAVALVEEHPYHENVHAQLMRALYASGRRAAALEVYQSLRRRMSDDLGITPSPTTRSLHHAMLQDRPDQRYLSAAGAVR from the coding sequence GTGGAGTTCCGACTCCTTGGTCCGATCGACGTATCCGAGCAGGGGCGCGACATCACGCCCACCGCACCCAAACAACGGCAGGTGCTCGCCCTGCTCCTGGCCAGAGCCAACCGCCGGGTGTCCGTACCGGCCCTGCTCAACGAGGTGTGGGGCTATGAGCCGCCCCGCACCGCCACCACCGCGCTGCAGACCTACATAGGGTCCCTGCGCAAGACGTTCGCCACCGCGACCGGCACCACCGCGCGCCACATCGCCGAACACCGCCTCGTCACCGACGGGAACGGCTACGTCCTGAAGCTCGCCGACACCGAATGGGACCGGCCCCGCTTCGAGCAGCTGGTCCTCGAGGCGCGCGGCCTGATGGAGGGGCGCGAGGCGCAGCGCGCCACCGAGGTACTCGGCGAGGCCCTCGCGATGTGGCGCGGCACCCCGTTCTGCAACGTCAAGGCGGGCAGCCAACTCACCGCTCAGTCAAGGGTGTTGAACGAGGCCCATCTCGCGGCCTGCGAGGTGCGGGTCGACGCGCTGCTGTCGGCCGGACGCTTCCAGGAGGCCGTGGGTGACGCCGTCGCCCTCGTCGAGGAGCACCCGTACCACGAGAACGTGCACGCCCAGCTGATGCGCGCGCTGTACGCTTCCGGCCGCCGGGCCGCCGCGCTCGAGGTCTACCAGTCGCTGCGCCGCCGCATGAGCGACGACCTCGGCATCACGCCGTCGCCCACCACCAGGTCCCTGCACCACGCGATGCTCCAGGACCGCCCCGACCAGCGCTATCTGTCCGCCGCGGGAGCCGTCCGCTGA
- a CDS encoding 3-hydroxyacyl-CoA dehydrogenase family protein, with protein sequence MADHTRTTPTTDSVPSADSVPSAGGTPPFTVAVVGLGGTGLALARRLTRAGLHVTGIDNDPAALVRALRLSPGERPRTLTRFPAGVASADLVIEAVPEPAALKRAVLASVREQRRPGTPVLTTALTTSLGDLEDAAGPDLFALRFLRSDALDAVELARAPRAGDAAAARVAEVLTAAGIKAHQVGDRPGSLAPGLLLGLLNEAAWMVHDGYASAEDVDTAVRLGCGWSDGPLAALDAIGLDTARDVLARLGDLGGGLRAPAPILDELVAQGALGAKSGRGFHRYEEGAAQRRTVHPTAPPGRNVVVIGSGTMATGIAEACARGGFRTTLLARSEEKAAAAAERIGFALQRNSASSDVGSDETGPASWTATSDRSVLASADIVVEAVVEDLEVKRRLFAELGKVCPPNTLLATSTSSLPVGACTETAGRPAHVLGLHFFNPAPLMPLVELVPGERTSAHTLARARAVAERLGKETVECGDRAGFIVNALLFPYLNEALGLLDAGEATTATLDLALKSVGGQPLGPVRLLDTVGADVALEVQRRLHAEPSLWTPAPAALLEQLVAARHLGRKTAGKGVRAYLTARAAAPVPAAVAA encoded by the coding sequence ATGGCCGACCACACCCGCACCACTCCCACCACCGACTCCGTTCCCTCCGCCGACTCCGTTCCCTCCGCGGGGGGCACGCCGCCCTTCACCGTGGCCGTTGTCGGCCTGGGTGGCACCGGGCTCGCCCTCGCGCGCCGCCTGACCCGCGCGGGGCTCCACGTCACAGGCATCGACAACGACCCCGCGGCCCTGGTCAGGGCCCTGCGACTGAGCCCCGGGGAGCGCCCGCGCACCCTGACCCGCTTCCCGGCCGGCGTCGCCTCGGCCGACCTGGTCATCGAGGCCGTACCGGAACCCGCGGCCCTGAAGAGGGCGGTGCTCGCCTCCGTGCGCGAGCAGCGCCGGCCCGGGACGCCCGTCCTCACCACCGCGCTCACCACTTCGCTCGGGGACCTCGAGGACGCCGCGGGACCCGACCTGTTCGCGCTGCGCTTCCTGCGCTCCGACGCGCTCGACGCCGTGGAGCTGGCCCGCGCCCCGCGTGCCGGGGACGCCGCGGCCGCCAGGGTCGCGGAGGTCCTCACGGCGGCCGGGATCAAGGCCCATCAGGTCGGCGACCGGCCCGGCTCCCTCGCGCCCGGGCTGCTCCTCGGCCTCCTCAACGAGGCCGCGTGGATGGTCCACGACGGGTACGCGAGCGCCGAGGACGTCGACACGGCGGTCCGGCTCGGCTGCGGCTGGAGCGACGGGCCGCTGGCCGCGCTCGACGCGATCGGCCTGGACACGGCGCGCGACGTCCTCGCCCGCCTCGGCGACCTCGGCGGCGGCCTGCGCGCCCCGGCCCCGATCCTCGACGAGCTGGTCGCGCAGGGCGCGCTCGGCGCCAAGTCGGGCCGCGGCTTCCACCGTTACGAGGAAGGGGCGGCCCAGCGGCGGACCGTCCACCCCACGGCCCCGCCCGGACGCAACGTCGTCGTCATCGGCTCGGGCACGATGGCCACCGGGATCGCCGAGGCGTGTGCGCGCGGCGGGTTCCGCACGACGCTGCTGGCCCGGTCCGAGGAGAAGGCCGCGGCCGCCGCCGAACGCATCGGCTTCGCGCTCCAGCGCAACTCCGCCTCGTCGGACGTCGGTTCCGACGAGACCGGGCCCGCGTCCTGGACCGCGACGAGCGACCGTTCCGTGCTCGCCTCGGCGGACATCGTCGTCGAGGCCGTCGTGGAGGACCTGGAGGTCAAGCGGCGGCTGTTCGCCGAGCTGGGCAAGGTGTGCCCGCCGAACACGCTGCTCGCCACGTCCACGTCGAGCCTGCCGGTGGGCGCCTGCACGGAGACCGCGGGACGCCCCGCGCACGTCCTCGGCCTGCACTTCTTCAACCCGGCGCCGCTGATGCCGCTGGTGGAGCTGGTCCCCGGCGAGCGCACCAGCGCGCACACCCTCGCGCGGGCCCGCGCCGTGGCCGAACGGCTCGGCAAGGAGACGGTGGAGTGCGGGGACCGGGCCGGGTTCATCGTCAACGCCCTGCTCTTCCCGTATCTGAACGAGGCCCTGGGCCTCCTCGACGCCGGTGAGGCCACGACGGCGACGCTCGACCTGGCCCTGAAGTCGGTGGGCGGCCAGCCGCTCGGTCCCGTACGGCTTCTCGACACCGTGGGCGCCGATGTGGCCCTGGAGGTGCAGCGGCGGCTCCACGCGGAACCGTCGCTGTGGACACCGGCGCCCGCCGCGCTGCTCGAACAGCTCGTCGCGGCACGGCACTTGGGCCGCAAGACGGCCGGCAAGGGAGTGCGCGCGTATCTGACGGCGCGCGCCGCGGCCCCCGTTCCCGCCGCGGTCGCGGCCTGA
- a CDS encoding TetR/AcrR family transcriptional regulator, translating into MARQERAELTRRRLIEAAAAEFAAHGYAGTSLLGIVKSAGVTMGALTFHFSSKSALADAVQEAGAAATRAVLHGDEADPGLPGVLVDTLALAEALETTPSIRAAARFTREGRDAESNWYAAWVPHLREGLERGWPDERPGSGLTPVSAAALLTYVMAGVEATTSARGALRDAYGADPQDELAQALQALSALASPTKAL; encoded by the coding sequence ATGGCACGCCAGGAGAGAGCAGAACTGACCCGGCGCCGGCTCATCGAGGCCGCTGCCGCCGAGTTCGCCGCGCACGGATACGCCGGCACCTCCCTGCTCGGGATCGTGAAGTCGGCCGGGGTCACCATGGGTGCCCTGACCTTCCACTTCTCGTCGAAGTCCGCCCTGGCGGACGCCGTCCAGGAAGCCGGGGCCGCCGCCACGCGCGCGGTGCTGCACGGCGACGAGGCCGACCCGGGACTGCCGGGCGTGCTCGTCGACACCCTGGCGCTCGCCGAGGCACTGGAGACCACCCCGAGCATCAGGGCCGCCGCGCGCTTCACCCGCGAGGGCCGCGACGCCGAGTCCAACTGGTACGCGGCCTGGGTCCCGCACCTGCGCGAGGGCCTGGAGCGCGGCTGGCCCGACGAGCGCCCCGGCTCCGGGCTGACCCCGGTCTCCGCCGCCGCACTGCTCACGTACGTCATGGCCGGCGTCGAGGCCACCACCTCGGCCCGGGGCGCCCTGCGGGACGCGTACGGCGCCGACCCGCAGGACGAGCTGGCGCAGGCGCTCCAGGCGCTGAGCGCGCTCGCGTCCCCGACCAAGGCCCTCTGA
- a CDS encoding aldo/keto reductase, with product MDTRQLGTTGLEVNPVGLGCMGMSWGYAESLRDDAASVDVIRRALDAGPLLVDTADAYGAGHNETLVGRALAGRRDDAVVATKTGIVVDELATRTLSRNGSPEHIRRSADASLRRLGVDVIDLYYLHRVDPEIPLAESWGALADLVRQGKVRHLGLSEVTAAEAAAAHAAHPVAAVQSELSLWTREPLDPHTGIATWCAANGAAFVPFAPLGRGFLTGRYTRPDDFEDGDFRATNPRFQSEAFTANLRIVRAVEEVAARHGATAAQVAIAWTLAQGDHVVPIPGTKQLRYLTANLAAAGLRLTFQDLRDLDAAPAATGSRY from the coding sequence GTGGACACGCGTCAGCTCGGCACGACCGGCCTCGAGGTCAACCCCGTCGGCCTCGGCTGCATGGGAATGAGCTGGGGTTACGCCGAGTCGCTGCGCGACGACGCGGCCTCGGTGGACGTGATCCGGCGCGCCCTCGACGCCGGCCCCCTCCTCGTCGACACCGCCGACGCCTACGGGGCGGGCCACAACGAGACCCTCGTCGGGCGGGCACTCGCCGGGCGCCGCGACGACGCCGTCGTGGCCACCAAGACCGGCATCGTCGTGGACGAACTCGCCACCCGCACCCTGAGCCGCAACGGCTCCCCCGAGCACATCAGGCGCTCGGCCGACGCGTCGCTGCGCCGCCTCGGCGTCGACGTCATCGACCTGTACTACCTGCACCGCGTCGACCCCGAGATCCCGCTCGCCGAGTCCTGGGGCGCCCTGGCCGACCTGGTGCGACAGGGCAAGGTCCGCCATCTCGGCCTCTCCGAGGTCACCGCCGCGGAGGCGGCCGCCGCCCACGCGGCGCATCCCGTCGCGGCCGTCCAGTCCGAACTGTCCCTGTGGACCCGCGAACCGCTCGACCCGCACACCGGAATCGCCACGTGGTGCGCCGCCAACGGCGCCGCGTTCGTGCCCTTCGCACCCCTGGGCAGGGGCTTCCTCACCGGCCGCTACACCCGGCCCGACGACTTCGAGGACGGCGACTTCCGCGCCACCAACCCGCGCTTCCAGAGCGAGGCGTTCACCGCGAACCTGCGCATCGTGAGGGCGGTCGAAGAGGTCGCCGCCCGGCACGGCGCCACCGCCGCCCAGGTCGCGATCGCCTGGACGCTCGCCCAGGGCGACCACGTCGTCCCCATCCCCGGCACCAAGCAGCTGCGCTATCTGACGGCGAACCTGGCCGCGGCCGGCCTGCGCCTCACCTTCCAGGACCTGCGCGACCTGGACGCCGCGCCCGCCGCCACCGGCAGCCGCTACTGA
- a CDS encoding ScbR family autoregulator-binding transcription factor, which produces MAAPKQERAVQTREQLLRAAAEVFDEYGYAGAGINKILQRAGVTAGALYFHFKNKQDLALEVMHAQRTTIEPHVPSTGLQRLVDITLIWSHSLQADPLLRAGVRLTGEQASFGLQDASPYAVWARSFEDCLEVARDSGELREHVELGELAEFVVGACTGMQEYAQVVSKRADLPRRTVNMWKLLLPGIATDRTLGTIENSQERAKSLWTTLGAHDKGSEDD; this is translated from the coding sequence ATGGCAGCACCGAAGCAGGAACGCGCAGTTCAGACCCGGGAGCAGCTCCTGAGGGCCGCGGCCGAGGTCTTCGACGAGTACGGCTACGCCGGAGCGGGGATCAACAAGATCCTGCAGCGCGCGGGCGTGACGGCGGGGGCTCTTTACTTCCACTTCAAGAACAAGCAGGACCTCGCGCTGGAAGTCATGCACGCCCAGCGCACCACCATCGAGCCGCATGTGCCGTCCACCGGGCTCCAGCGCCTGGTGGACATCACCCTCATCTGGTCGCACTCGCTCCAGGCCGACCCGCTGCTGCGGGCGGGCGTGCGCCTCACGGGCGAACAGGCCAGCTTCGGCCTCCAGGACGCGTCCCCGTACGCGGTCTGGGCGCGCAGCTTCGAGGACTGTCTCGAAGTGGCCCGCGACAGCGGCGAGTTGCGTGAGCACGTGGAGCTCGGCGAGCTCGCCGAGTTCGTCGTCGGCGCGTGCACCGGCATGCAGGAGTACGCGCAGGTCGTCTCCAAGCGGGCCGACCTGCCGCGGCGCACGGTGAACATGTGGAAGCTGCTGCTGCCCGGCATCGCCACCGACCGGACCCTCGGCACGATCGAGAACAGCCAGGAGCGCGCGAAGTCCCTGTGGACCACCCTGGGCGCGCACGACAAGGGGAGCGAAGATGACTGA